The Leishmania braziliensis MHOM/BR/75/M2904 complete genome, chromosome 24 DNA window CACACGTCAGAGAAGGCGTCGAAAGCGGCGGTCTCGACAAGCGTGACGCTCGACATTGTCGATGCCGAAGATGCGGAGCTGACGCGCGTCAAGAAGCAGAGCTACAGCACGAGCAGCCCCATCACGCTCGGCGCCGGCAAGGGTAGCGGCGCTATACAGCAGATGCAGTACATCTACGAGACCTTCGCCTCCATGCGCATGGCTCTCGTTTCCCTCACCCGCGCCGACGAGGACATCCGCTACTCGCTCATGGAGGCAGAGCGCTTCTCGTGGCTGTTTGTCTATATCTTCGTAGGCATCGGTGCCCTTATCACACTTGGCTCCTTCGTCCGCCTGCGCATCTTcatgaagaagaggaagatgCTGTGAGGAAGAGTCCTACGGCCCAAAGCAGAGATGATGCACTGCGGACACCGACGATGATGCTCGCACCTCAGTTTTGTTTTGATTCGTTGTTAGGGTCGTTTGGTGGCATCGTCGAGCCGAGGAGGGCGCACGCGTTATGCCAGCTGCACCGAGCTTTGGTCGTGTTGCACACCGTTGCTGCCccgcttctgcagctggGGCTCGCCTCTTGCCCTGCGCATCGGCAAGCAAGCAAGAAAAGTTGGGGGTGCTCGCATGCGAATGGTTTGACGTCTTGTCCTCAGTGAATCTTTCTTTTCGGTTCAGCTCCTCATCCTGAGTGGgttacttctctctctctttccgtgCATACTCTCGTGCGTTGACAGTAAACCGACGCCGTTTCAGCAACTGcactgtgtgggtgtgtctgtctgtctgtctgtctgtctgttgTGGCACTCCGCAGTCGCTTGTCTTCGCAAGTGTTGCTTCTCCGACGCACATCACCCTCCTTACGCCCCTTTGTATTCTTTCTGACGTgtatagggggggggaggggaggggctcTATTGTAGATATACCCGGGAGGTATGCGCATAAGGATGGGCGCGTTGCGTTGCCCCAGGAACTGCCAGCATCGTCATCGCCATTCCCTTCCTCGCCACTGCCTACCCTACTCTCCACCTCAGAAgaggcctctctctctctctccctctctcttatGGCCTTCCTAggcacactcgcacacacacacacacacacaagcacggaCGTGTTCACGTCGTGCGGGCGTATCGGTGTATGCGGCCACCATGGTGTGATGTTGCTCATGGATATAAAGGGGAAAGCACGAgtccactgctgccctccccctaGAGACACCCTTCGCTGCTGGCGACGTTGCCTTCATGGAAGAGGGGAATTCGCCCTTTCTCTGCCCCATCCTGTAAAATGTGCCGATTGAGGCTTTCCTTGCACCTTTTAGTTGCCACCTCTCCCATCCTTCCTTCCTCGCCCGCCCTGCCGGCACCTGCTTTCCCGGCCGACCTCTTGCTTGTCCATcggtctgtgtgtgtgtgtgtgtgtgtgtgtgggggggggggggtgtaggGGTGTGGGCTCAGACACTGCCACATCTAAACCGGTAGCGCAGAGATACAAGCTTCCTCTTTTCGATTCTACGTCAACGCTAGCATAAGGAACGTGGAGGCTCACCTCCGTTGACCTGAGCATCTCCTTCgtttcacacacacacacggcatactcccctcttctcccctcccccctctcccactgccTTCATCGCTGCACCCTCCCTACCATAAGAAAAACATGAACGGGTGGTTAGTGGTACTGGCCTTGGTGGGATGCCTTAGTACTCTCTATTTCGCCATCGGCATCGGCGTACGCTACCACAGTGGCCTACACCACTGCCCTGAGGTTCTACCTAACTACCGCTTCTGGTGTAGCATCCTCAACTTCTTCCTGCGTGCGGCGACGTGTGGACACTGTCATGTTTCCTTTGACCACAATAACCGTTCGAGCGGCATCTTTGTGCTGCCGAGTCGCCCCGGTGTCGCGGTGTCCTCGCGCAGGGTGCAGTTCGAGTTATTATCCAGCGATGCCGATGATGACTACGACATCAATCGCGTCATGCAGCCAGCGGAAGTGGTCGTAAAGTACTGAAGGCGTACCAACGCCCACACTTTATTCGTTGTGGTGTGACGGGAAAGAAACGAGCCAGAGTGGCATGGCTAGTCAGAGGATTGGGTTTCGGCCACCATCCGGTGGAATatgaggagagggggccctcttcctccctttccgtcTCGCCTTGATAGTTTAAGGAGTGCCCTCCCAGAACCTTCCATCATTACCCAAACACTCAACCTACCATGTTCCGTatcgcctccctcccctgctgtGCCTACGCCTCGTCTAGTGCTCTCTGCTTCTTTGGATTTGAGCACCGAGACACCGATGCATACACCCACTCCCCCCTTGGCATGTTCTCTGCTTCCTCTCCTACAGTAGTTGCTGTCCAGTTTGCTTCTCCCACGTTGATGGGATGTG harbors:
- a CDS encoding hypothetical predicted transmembrane protein; the protein is MNGWLVVLALVGCLSTLYFAIGIGVRYHSGLHHCPEVLPNYRFWCSILNFFLRAATCGHCHVSFDHNNRSSGIFVLPSRPGVAVSSRRVQFELLSSDADDDYDINRVMQPAEVVVKY